A portion of the Leifsonia sp. EB41 genome contains these proteins:
- a CDS encoding Mur ligase family protein: MTGPAPSSLRPEHPVARPLAQLVAEFGLDVRGDLDAVEVTGAALASSAVEPGDLYVGVPGKNAHGASYAAAAVEAGAVAVLTDAAGAELAADAGVPVIVTPDPRAALGAVARWVYRTDENAATLFGVTGTNGKTSVVYLLYGILGQLGVVAGLSSTAERRIGEHAITSKLTTPEASELHALLARMREEGVRAVAVEVSAQALSRHRVDGIEFDVVGFTNLSHDHLDDYAAMDDYFAAKLELFQPDRARRGVVTVDSEWGRSLVEQSRIPVSTLASVPGVDADWTLTVIEETIEETVFELAGPDGRRLETSVPLLGAYNAANAALAIVMLVESGYDLDAIGAALERDGGIDAYVPGRTERLSGDRGPVVFIDYGHTPDAFLSLLGALRRVTDGRIVMVFGADGDRDTTKRADMGAIAARGADAVVITDFHPRSEDPALIRAALLDGARAAVPDAELYEVADPRAAFRTALSLAGDGDVVLYAGPGHEDYQEVAGKRLPYSARDDARLALREAGWL, from the coding sequence GTGACAGGACCGGCGCCCTCCTCCCTGCGCCCCGAGCATCCCGTCGCCCGCCCGCTTGCCCAGTTGGTCGCGGAGTTCGGGCTGGATGTCCGGGGAGACCTCGACGCCGTCGAGGTGACCGGAGCAGCCCTCGCGAGCTCGGCGGTCGAGCCGGGCGACCTGTACGTCGGCGTGCCGGGCAAGAACGCGCACGGCGCGAGCTACGCCGCCGCCGCCGTGGAAGCGGGAGCCGTCGCGGTCCTGACCGACGCAGCGGGCGCGGAGCTCGCCGCCGACGCGGGAGTCCCCGTCATCGTGACGCCCGACCCGCGCGCCGCCCTCGGCGCGGTGGCGAGATGGGTCTATCGCACCGACGAGAACGCGGCCACGCTGTTCGGCGTCACCGGCACCAACGGCAAGACCAGCGTCGTCTACCTGCTCTACGGCATCCTGGGCCAGCTCGGCGTCGTCGCCGGGCTGTCCTCGACTGCCGAGCGCCGCATCGGCGAGCACGCGATCACCAGCAAGCTGACCACCCCGGAGGCCAGCGAGCTGCACGCGCTGCTCGCCCGGATGCGCGAGGAGGGCGTCCGCGCCGTCGCGGTCGAGGTCTCCGCGCAGGCGCTCAGCCGGCACCGCGTCGACGGCATCGAGTTCGACGTCGTCGGCTTCACCAACCTCAGCCACGACCACCTCGACGACTACGCCGCGATGGACGACTACTTCGCGGCCAAGCTGGAGCTCTTCCAGCCGGACCGCGCACGCCGCGGCGTCGTCACGGTCGACTCCGAGTGGGGCCGTTCGCTGGTCGAGCAGTCCCGCATCCCGGTCTCCACGCTCGCGAGCGTGCCGGGCGTCGACGCCGACTGGACGCTGACCGTGATCGAGGAGACCATCGAGGAGACGGTCTTCGAGCTCGCCGGCCCGGACGGGCGCCGCCTGGAGACCAGCGTCCCGCTGCTCGGCGCCTACAACGCCGCCAACGCGGCCCTCGCGATCGTCATGCTGGTGGAGTCCGGCTACGACCTCGACGCCATCGGCGCGGCGCTGGAGCGCGACGGCGGGATCGACGCCTACGTCCCCGGACGCACCGAGCGCCTCTCCGGCGACCGCGGCCCCGTCGTCTTCATCGACTACGGGCACACGCCCGACGCCTTCCTGTCGCTGCTGGGCGCGCTGCGCCGGGTCACCGACGGCCGGATCGTCATGGTCTTCGGCGCCGACGGCGACCGCGACACCACCAAGCGTGCCGACATGGGCGCGATCGCCGCGCGCGGCGCCGACGCGGTGGTCATCACCGACTTCCACCCGCGCTCGGAGGACCCGGCCCTGATCCGCGCCGCGCTGCTCGACGGCGCCCGCGCCGCCGTGCCGGACGCCGAGCTCTACGAAGTCGCCGACCCGCGCGCCGCCTTCCGCACGGCGCTCTCGCTCGCCGGCGACGGCGACGTGGTGCTCTACGCGGGCCCCGGGCACGAGGACTACCAGGAGGTCGCCGGAAAGCGCCTCCCGTACTCGGCCCGCGACGACGCCAGGCTCGCGCTGCGAGAGGCCGGGTGGCTCTGA
- the mraY gene encoding phospho-N-acetylmuramoyl-pentapeptide-transferase, whose product MRALLTSGALSMAFTLFLTPLFIRLFRRLQWGQFIRDDGPQSHHAKRGTATMGGIVVILGTLFGYFTALLLTGDETSVSALLVLFLMVGLGVVGFVDDFLKTRRERSLGLTGWAKVAGQVIVATVWAFLAVRFPDGRGYTPATMSVSFIRDLPIDFGSITKFGVIGVLVGYGLYLIWINFLVAATSNGVNVTDGLDGLASGASILAIGAYIIIGFWQSIQSCASPNLNPENLAKCYDVRDPFDLAIVATAIVGAVVGFLWWNTSPAQIFLGDTGSLALGGAVAALAILSRTELLLVLIGGLFVIEAGSVIVQRAYFKITRGRRIFLMSPIHHHFELKGWAEVTVVVRFWIIGGLLVAAGVGSFYLEWLAT is encoded by the coding sequence GTGAGAGCCCTTCTGACCTCCGGCGCGCTGTCGATGGCGTTCACGCTGTTCCTGACGCCGCTCTTCATCCGGCTCTTCCGGCGGCTCCAGTGGGGCCAGTTCATCCGCGACGACGGGCCGCAGAGCCACCACGCCAAGCGCGGCACGGCCACGATGGGCGGCATCGTCGTCATCCTCGGCACGCTGTTCGGCTACTTCACCGCGCTGCTGCTGACGGGCGACGAGACGAGCGTGTCCGCCCTCCTGGTGCTGTTCCTCATGGTCGGCCTCGGTGTGGTCGGGTTCGTGGACGACTTCCTCAAGACCCGCAGGGAGCGCAGTCTCGGCCTGACCGGCTGGGCGAAGGTTGCCGGGCAGGTCATCGTGGCCACGGTCTGGGCCTTCCTGGCCGTCCGGTTCCCGGACGGGCGCGGCTACACGCCCGCGACGATGAGCGTCTCGTTCATCCGCGATCTGCCGATCGACTTCGGCTCGATCACCAAGTTCGGCGTGATCGGCGTGCTGGTCGGCTACGGCCTCTACCTGATCTGGATCAACTTCCTCGTCGCCGCGACCTCCAACGGCGTGAACGTGACCGACGGCCTCGACGGGCTGGCGTCCGGCGCGAGCATCCTCGCCATCGGCGCGTACATCATCATCGGGTTCTGGCAGTCGATCCAGTCGTGCGCGAGCCCCAACCTCAATCCCGAGAACCTCGCCAAGTGCTACGACGTGCGCGATCCGTTCGACCTGGCGATCGTCGCGACGGCGATCGTGGGCGCCGTGGTCGGGTTCCTCTGGTGGAACACCTCGCCCGCACAGATCTTCCTCGGCGACACCGGTTCGCTCGCCCTCGGCGGCGCGGTCGCGGCGCTCGCGATCCTCAGCCGCACCGAGCTGCTGCTCGTCCTCATCGGCGGCCTGTTCGTGATCGAGGCGGGCTCGGTGATCGTCCAACGGGCGTACTTCAAGATCACCCGCGGCAGGCGCATCTTCCTGATGAGCCCGATCCACCACCACTTCGAGCTGAAAGGCTGGGCGGAGGTGACGGTCGTCGTCCGGTTCTGGATCATCGGCGGCCTCCTCGTCGCGGCCGGCGTCGGGTCGTTCTACCTCGAGTGGCTCGCGACGTGA
- the murF gene encoding UDP-N-acetylmuramoyl-tripeptide--D-alanyl-D-alanine ligase, with translation MIALTLAEVAAATRGELLLDDTGATPETVVTGLSTTDSREIVPGTIFFAKPGETTDGHLFAPQAVEAGAALLVVDHALDLPVPQLLVPDTVVALGDLATEVIARVRALGTLRIVGVTGSNGKTTTKNLLRAILEQLGPTIAPRASFNNEVGAPVTMLEVTEETQYLVAEMGASGIGEITRLVRMARPDIGIVLKVGLAHAGEFGGIEKTLAAKTEMVSDLLESDVAVLNLDDPRVASMADKTLARVLWFGLDDRASVRATDVRSTARGTSFVLHLPPADGGEGAGESRPVQFRVLGEHHVMNALAAAAAAYTLGVDIDTIVSALETVQRAERWRMEVMGGARGVTVINDAYNASPDSMSAAIKTLAQIAEPGERTIAVLGEMSELGEFSGEEHDRIGLLAVRLGIDQLIIVGPSARRMHITAINEGSWDGESLYFETQDAAFDHLSGALRSGDTVLVKSSNSAGLRFLGDRLGEFFS, from the coding sequence ATGATCGCCCTCACCCTCGCCGAGGTCGCCGCCGCGACCCGCGGCGAGCTCCTGCTCGACGACACCGGAGCGACTCCGGAGACCGTCGTGACGGGGCTCTCCACCACCGACTCCCGGGAGATCGTGCCCGGCACGATCTTCTTCGCCAAGCCCGGCGAGACGACGGACGGCCACCTCTTCGCCCCACAGGCCGTCGAGGCCGGCGCGGCCCTCCTGGTCGTCGACCACGCCCTCGACCTGCCGGTTCCGCAGCTCCTGGTGCCCGACACCGTCGTGGCTCTCGGCGACCTCGCCACCGAGGTGATCGCCCGCGTCCGCGCGCTCGGAACGCTGAGGATCGTCGGCGTCACCGGCTCCAACGGCAAGACGACCACCAAGAACCTGCTGCGCGCCATCCTGGAGCAGCTCGGGCCGACCATCGCCCCGCGGGCGTCGTTCAACAACGAGGTCGGCGCGCCGGTCACGATGCTGGAGGTCACCGAGGAGACGCAGTACCTCGTCGCCGAGATGGGCGCGAGCGGCATCGGCGAGATCACCCGGCTGGTGCGGATGGCCCGGCCGGACATCGGCATCGTCCTCAAGGTGGGCCTCGCGCACGCCGGCGAGTTCGGCGGCATCGAGAAGACCCTCGCGGCCAAGACCGAGATGGTCAGCGACCTCCTGGAGTCCGACGTCGCCGTCCTCAACCTGGACGACCCGCGCGTCGCCTCGATGGCGGACAAGACCCTCGCCCGCGTCCTGTGGTTCGGCCTGGACGACCGCGCGTCGGTGCGGGCCACCGACGTGCGCTCGACCGCGCGCGGCACGTCGTTCGTGCTGCACCTCCCGCCGGCCGACGGCGGCGAGGGCGCGGGGGAGTCGCGTCCCGTGCAGTTCCGCGTGCTCGGCGAGCACCACGTCATGAACGCGCTGGCCGCCGCGGCCGCCGCGTACACCCTCGGTGTGGACATCGACACGATCGTGAGCGCCCTGGAGACCGTCCAGCGCGCCGAGCGCTGGCGGATGGAGGTCATGGGCGGCGCCCGCGGCGTCACCGTCATCAACGACGCGTACAACGCGAGCCCCGACTCGATGTCCGCCGCCATCAAGACGCTGGCCCAGATCGCCGAGCCGGGGGAGCGCACCATCGCCGTCCTCGGCGAGATGAGCGAGCTGGGCGAGTTCTCCGGCGAGGAGCACGACCGGATCGGCCTCCTCGCCGTCCGGTTGGGCATCGACCAGCTCATCATCGTCGGGCCGTCCGCGCGGCGCATGCACATCACTGCCATCAACGAGGGCTCGTGGGACGGGGAGTCCCTGTACTTCGAGACCCAGGACGCGGCGTTCGACCACCTCAGCGGTGCGCTCCGCTCCGGGGACACGGTGCTCGTCAAATCCTCCAACTCGGCGGGGCTGCGCTTCCTCGGCGACCGACTGGGAGAATTCTTCTCGTGA
- the ftsW gene encoding putative lipid II flippase FtsW produces MTTSPPRVRRGPDPRDQPEQPGQSGQPADSRGFSTRISLGRAMNSESSDYFLLLGITLFMVVFGLVMVLSSSAVESHNDTDNFFSRFWSQGMYALIGLPLMFIVSRIPMNFWKRSIWFILGAACFLQFLVLVTPLGVEIGGNRNWIRVGGFVGQPSEAIKIALVIWLGVVLARKQDLLDDWRHVALPVLPIAGGAIGVVVLGGDLGTTIVMSAFVLGGLYFAGVRLRYLFTGLVGVAIVAVVVAMSSASRMGRIAALFGGTSAANPDVNWQIDNGFYALASGGVFGVGLGNSHSKWSWLPAADTDFIFAIIGEELGLIGAVVVLLLFVMLAIVFLRIIHASTDTFPRVTTAAIMVWLIFQAFVNIAVVLGVIPVLGVPLPLISAGGTAMISSMIAIGIVMSFARQNARDARRASAL; encoded by the coding sequence ATGACGACGAGCCCGCCTCGCGTCCGCCGGGGGCCTGACCCGCGCGATCAGCCGGAGCAGCCGGGACAGTCCGGGCAGCCCGCGGACTCCCGCGGCTTCTCCACCCGCATCTCGCTCGGCCGGGCGATGAACAGCGAGTCCTCCGACTACTTCCTGCTGCTCGGCATCACGCTCTTCATGGTCGTGTTCGGGCTGGTCATGGTGCTCTCGTCGTCCGCCGTCGAGTCCCACAACGACACCGACAACTTCTTCTCGCGGTTCTGGTCGCAGGGCATGTACGCGCTCATCGGGCTCCCGCTGATGTTCATCGTCTCGCGCATCCCGATGAACTTCTGGAAGCGGTCGATCTGGTTCATCCTCGGCGCGGCGTGTTTCCTGCAGTTCCTGGTGCTGGTGACACCGCTCGGTGTGGAGATCGGCGGCAACCGCAACTGGATCCGCGTCGGAGGGTTCGTCGGCCAGCCGTCGGAGGCGATCAAGATCGCGCTCGTCATCTGGCTGGGCGTCGTCCTGGCCCGCAAGCAGGACCTCCTCGACGACTGGCGGCACGTCGCGCTGCCGGTGCTCCCGATCGCGGGCGGCGCCATCGGCGTCGTCGTGCTCGGCGGCGACCTCGGTACGACGATCGTCATGTCGGCGTTCGTCCTCGGCGGCCTCTACTTCGCCGGCGTACGGCTGCGCTACCTGTTCACGGGACTCGTCGGCGTCGCCATCGTCGCCGTCGTGGTGGCGATGTCGAGCGCCAGCCGGATGGGGCGCATCGCCGCGCTCTTCGGCGGCACGAGCGCCGCGAACCCGGACGTCAACTGGCAGATCGACAACGGCTTCTACGCGCTGGCCTCCGGCGGCGTGTTCGGCGTCGGCCTCGGCAACTCGCACTCGAAGTGGTCGTGGCTGCCCGCCGCCGACACGGACTTCATCTTCGCCATCATCGGCGAGGAGCTCGGCCTGATCGGGGCCGTCGTGGTGCTCCTGCTGTTCGTGATGCTCGCGATCGTGTTCCTGCGGATCATCCACGCCTCGACGGATACCTTCCCGCGCGTCACGACCGCGGCGATCATGGTGTGGCTGATCTTCCAGGCGTTCGTGAACATCGCCGTCGTGCTCGGCGTCATCCCGGTGCTCGGCGTGCCGCTCCCACTGATCTCTGCGGGAGGGACTGCGATGATCAGTTCCATGATCGCAATCGGCATCGTGATGTCCTTCGCCCGCCAGAACGCCCGCGACGCCCGTCGCGCCAGCGCCCTGTGA
- the murD gene encoding UDP-N-acetylmuramoyl-L-alanine--D-glutamate ligase, whose translation MTGSRERLEALTSWHHDWSGLRVAVFGLGVTGFSVADTLAELGAQVLVVASRADAERAMLLEVIGAELLEEPDLSAPPARLVEFDPELIVVSPGFHWDHPLLLWADRGDLPVWGDIELAWRLRDKVAPPGSGNSPADWICVTGTNGKTTTVQLTATMLLAGGSRVAPCGNIGVPVLDAIRDPQGFDVLVVELSSYQLHWVNRNRGGVLSPYSAACLNIADDHLDWHGSMEAYIAAKAKVYDNAQVACVYNRADQNTLRMVEEAEVIEGARAIGFGLDIPGPSDFGIVDGILCDRAFLEDRRNSAIELTTLDELAEAGLAAPHVVANILAASALARSYGVEPQVIRDVLTAFRLDAHRIELVRVEAGVSWVDDSKATNPHAADASLRAYPSVVWVVGGLLKGVDIDQLVSAHAERLRGAVLIGVDRAALLAAFERHAPGLPVLEVEADETEGVMPLAVRLAGGLAREGDTVLLAPAAASMDQFTDYAERGRLFQAAVNEFFGGEADDDEPASRPPGA comes from the coding sequence GTGACCGGATCCCGGGAGCGCCTGGAGGCGCTCACCAGCTGGCATCACGACTGGTCGGGGCTGCGGGTCGCGGTGTTCGGCCTCGGCGTCACCGGCTTCTCCGTCGCCGACACGCTCGCCGAGCTGGGCGCGCAGGTGCTGGTGGTCGCCTCCCGCGCCGACGCCGAGCGCGCCATGCTGCTGGAGGTCATCGGCGCCGAGCTGCTGGAGGAGCCGGACCTCAGCGCGCCGCCGGCGCGGCTCGTGGAGTTCGACCCCGAGCTCATCGTCGTCTCGCCCGGCTTCCACTGGGACCACCCGCTGCTGCTCTGGGCCGACCGGGGCGACCTCCCGGTCTGGGGCGACATCGAGCTGGCCTGGCGGCTCCGCGACAAGGTAGCCCCTCCCGGATCGGGCAACAGCCCCGCCGACTGGATCTGCGTCACCGGCACCAACGGCAAGACCACGACCGTCCAGCTCACCGCGACCATGCTGCTCGCCGGCGGCTCCCGCGTCGCGCCGTGCGGCAACATCGGCGTGCCGGTGCTCGATGCCATCCGCGACCCGCAGGGCTTCGACGTGCTCGTCGTGGAGCTGTCGAGCTACCAGCTCCACTGGGTCAACCGGAACCGCGGCGGCGTGCTCTCGCCGTACTCGGCCGCCTGCCTGAACATCGCCGACGACCACCTCGACTGGCACGGCTCGATGGAGGCGTACATCGCCGCCAAGGCCAAGGTCTACGACAACGCCCAGGTCGCCTGCGTCTACAACCGCGCCGACCAGAACACCCTGCGCATGGTCGAGGAGGCCGAGGTGATCGAGGGCGCCCGCGCCATCGGCTTCGGCCTCGACATCCCCGGCCCGAGCGATTTCGGCATCGTGGACGGCATCCTCTGCGACCGCGCCTTCCTTGAGGACCGCCGCAACAGCGCCATCGAGCTGACCACTCTCGACGAGCTCGCGGAGGCCGGCCTCGCCGCCCCGCACGTCGTCGCCAACATCCTCGCCGCCAGCGCCCTCGCCCGCTCCTACGGCGTCGAGCCGCAGGTCATCCGCGACGTGCTCACCGCGTTCCGCCTCGACGCCCACCGCATCGAGCTGGTGCGGGTGGAGGCCGGCGTGAGCTGGGTGGACGACTCCAAGGCCACCAACCCGCACGCCGCCGACGCGTCGTTGCGCGCGTACCCGTCCGTGGTGTGGGTGGTCGGCGGCCTCCTCAAGGGCGTCGACATCGACCAGCTCGTGTCCGCGCACGCCGAACGGCTGCGCGGGGCGGTCCTGATCGGGGTCGACCGAGCCGCCCTGCTGGCCGCATTCGAGCGACACGCCCCCGGGCTGCCGGTGCTCGAGGTGGAGGCCGACGAGACTGAGGGTGTCATGCCGCTGGCGGTCCGGCTGGCCGGCGGTCTCGCCCGCGAGGGGGACACCGTCCTGCTCGCACCGGCGGCGGCGTCGATGGACCAGTTCACCGATTACGCCGAGCGCGGACGTCTCTTCCAGGCGGCCGTCAACGAGTTCTTTGGAGGTGAGGCGGATGACGACGAGCCCGCCTCGCGTCCGCCGGGGGCCTGA